Part of the Pieris napi chromosome 23, ilPieNapi1.2, whole genome shotgun sequence genome is shown below.
CCGTACTTAACACGAGCATTGATAACATTTTTCAAGGTCAGTTCAGGGAAGATAAGTAGATATTTAGTTACGTTCagtatttatgtattgtgaTGTTACACGGAACAAAATAAATCGCACAGAGACGTACGTCTTAAAATGTGATAAATAAAGCAAACGCAAAGTATCCTATGCCCCATTGGGGGATAACACCTTCTATTCTGCAGTGATCCAAGTAAGATGGGATTAAGTAGCATTGGCATTGAGTCGTATATGCTGATATGACTGGATAGGATCGGACTGAAAATCTGTGCAATATTTTGGGAATTTCGAATTAAACAAATCAGTCAAATTCTATCCTGatacattataaatacaaagaagACAGATCCAGATAGGTATAGTTCTCGAAATGTTTAATAACTTTAGGATTTTCTATTAGTACATATACGCGAATTTATCTCCACCATACAAGGCCAAGAAACGCGCaaagattatttatagaaaGTCGTAACTAATTCACTCAATTCAGTTCTAAATGAAATACCTTTTGGGAGAGTAATCTTTCCCTTTCAATCCGTTGTGGTCGTAGAGCGGGATCCATTTGTACTTGTTCCTCTTTCTTGTTGGCCGACCATGGCCGAGTCTGTAAATACGAATGTGTAGTTtacttatgtattaaataattagtacaaaatattacttaattagaatattacctCACACGACCTCGGTCTGGTATTTTTCACAGAAGGACGCGAAGGTAGCGCAGGCGAAGGAGCGGATTCTACTTTGTTTTTCTGTTGAAGCcaatattgaataattattatgacgaTGATAGCATGACGACAAAAtggttttcatttatttggtTAAAGCTCACAGGAGGTTCTTACAAATGTGGGTTCTTagaataaacagaaaaaaaactcAACACAAAGGCGTCCCCAGTAATGTTAATGAGAATTACGTTAATGTTATTGGcatcaaatttctgtatttgtttctaaacatgtttttttgaTACAGCCAAAACCTAACACGCACAGTTATTTATTGGGTGTTAGGACAATATTCAAAGTGTGTATGATTCCTCTTTATCAAAAACGTCAAAACATTTTACATACACTTACCGGGAGTTTGTCAATATGCGAAAAGTCTCCAATCTGAATCTAAGGGAGACATCTGTCCTCACGaagttttctttcaccgtgtGTGTAAGAATTAATTTCACATTATATATCATTACTAGCAGGTTTTATAAGGTTCTATATAAACATAGTGTGTATAAATGGTGGTAAACTATTCGGGGGAGGCGtagagaacaccagtcatggggaccagcATGcttattggtggttatgcgattaaattgtagcttaagTGAAACTTtagtactttcaacacagcgccatctgtcaGAATtttgactatcaaataataaacaaataatttgcaataaaataatatcttttaatttagatcaaactgcacacgctgtgtaaatttgattgaagtcggttaagtagttcaggagtccatagcggacaaacaacgtgaagCGTGATTTATATACAGGGtagccaaaaagtcgtggatcaaacgcaaataggggatagatgaggtcatcagcggcaaaaaattgttctacgggaggtctctaagctcaacccctacagatttataatttattttgcgttttataagaaaattgactttttttactaattcttattaaaattcaaaaaaatctacatcctgtatctttttcataatatccactagattggtactgatgagttcttgcgttacatatactatttatagttgtttattgagtgtattgaagataatattaagttatacgatatatttttttttcaaatcaaaactttttgtttatttcggaccccactgtgaaaaaaaattactccaccgaaaagtgtccctgtactacaagttttggcgcatttaatatgaattctgaaaaggtattacacatggccatgagtcgctctaatatctttctaggacgaaaaaacaacaacgattTGGACctatgatagattatttacctACCTGTGACCAGTACAGTGTGAATGGGACTAGATTCAAAAAATTGGACAGATGGCTGGAGGGTTACGTAGGAATTTGATTAGACGGTGCAGATTAAGTATTATGGTCAGAGTCAGGAATTTtgagcatattttattgtaaaatattttgtttcctacaaacaaccattgagaaataattgttttaatacaattattatttcacaatcgttgtttgtaattcttcctagaaagaaattagagcgactcatggccacgtgtaataccttttcagaatccctattaaatgcgccaaaacttgtagtacagggacacttttcggtggagtaattttttttcacagtggggtccaaagtaaagaaaaatttatgatttgaaaaaatgttatatcgtatcacttaatataatcttgaatacactcaataaacaactataaatagtatgtctaacgcaagaactcatcagtaccaatctagtggatattatgagaaagatacaggatgtagatattttcgaattttaagaaaaattatttaaaaaaagtcaattttcatataaaaaccaaaataaatcataactctgcaggggttgaccttagagacctcccgtaaaacaattttttgccgctgatgacctcatctatcccctatttgcgtttgatccacgactttttggccaccctgtatattaaGATTTCTCTCGTTCTCAAGGCTCGTGTGCTTACTACTGGGCGTCCATTTAAAAAGATATTGTTTACTAAGACGTCTACTTATGATATAAAAAGTTAACCATTGTTTCATTGATGTTAACTCTAGGTTTGTAAGGGTAACGCTGTCGCCCTCGGGGAGAACCCGAAGTAACAACTCTTTGTGGTATTCGAGACTTTTGTTGATTGCCTGATGCATCTGAAATTGTAAAGGAGCTTATCAGCTTAACTTGTATTTGATATTGTTGCATTGTATTTGagtatattgtaatatatatttaggcTTCCAAGAACGTGTACTAAATTTCGGGATGTATTCCACCATTTTATCGGGAGGAGTCATTTCGAGATGagcctttttgttttttttaatgttttattaatattggttCAATGATATGGGTATTTACATACACAGATTTCTGGGAGGGATAAGTACAATATAggaacatatatatataaagtggGCAGATATTTAAGGCGCTTTAATTGTttgaaattactttttatttatttttatgtaatttcagTTACACTTTCGACGTTTTATTGCTTTAGTAAAAGGCTAAAGTATATGTATGTTGGTACAACATacaaacaaacatacatatacattatacacgTATAGCATACCTTTTACGCGGATATCTCCAGACATAGCTGAATTTTTATCTAAacataatttcataaatatttcaaaataacaaaaattttcaaaataaggcTAATATcacaacattatttataaaacctgTCAAAAAGCAAAGTCAAAGGTTCCAACTTTGTACGACTTTGACCGACCCATGTCAAATTATCAAGAAGGTCCTTTATTTTATACTCGCCTTTTAtctaccaaaaaaaaatattatacacaatTCACATTGAAACATAACAATGTATTCTCACATTAATTATTGAAGCACTGCTAACCAAGTGTTTGTAGGTCCTAATAGCCCGATGAATTAACCTACAAGAAACATGAAAGAACAAGATACAAGCGCAATTTTCTTAAGTAAAACATGGTTAGAAAATCTTCAGGCACTAATATCGACGATGTGTCTCTTCCCGACATGCAACAAATTTTGTACGTTTTAAGCTCCAAGCGCCAAATTGGAGACATAGAACCTGCACGGCCAGACAATGTCAAGTGTATAGGAAAAAAAGTTGTCCTATTCGAAATCAGAACAACTATGACATAGACATACTTTCAGTTCACTCttgtaaatgttattatttcaaaattcagTTTAATTGTCTTATGATTTGGCCTATTGCAAATGAATCAAAATGTCAACGACAGTGAAATCACACAAAGATAAACCACGTAAGTTACGTTCTTATAAGTAATAGCGAACAGTTTTGGTTAAATAATTGCTCCAGGTCAATTCGGGTTAGACTTTATACATCCAGTCTGTTATACAATGATTATGGTACATTTTCGTTAACCATGCTAATGAGGAATGAACTGGTATTTACAGATACGGCAGCTCCACGACTTGCGCCGAGGCCAACGGCCGCCTCGGCAGCTCGTGCTGCGAAGAATGCCACCAACAGGAACTTAACAACACCATCCACACGCCTGTCACCGGTTAGATCTCCTCCGTCTCCAACTTCATCtcgggtataaattaattgcAACGATGAATTAAGGGCTAACCCTTAATATTTTGCTGTTTGCTAACTGATTAAGAGATTAAGAGCGGACGATTTTTTTCTAAGTATGtgattgaattaaaaacaataatatgtaatgtTCCTTCACTATAATATCAATGGTTGActctaattaaaaacacaatacaatataaattccttaataaaaaaaaaacacagtcACCTCTAACTTTTCcctaattttctttttatcaaTCATGGCGAGTATTTTagccaaaaaataattttgttccgCGAACGTCCGTACGCGAGCTTCAGTCATACGTTTGTTTCACTAGTCAATAGAGGGGGTGGAGGGAGACGCGCGGGTGAAATCATGAATTTTGCTAGCCTTAACTAATAGCTGACGCCAACacatttatatactttatcCAACTCATGGCATATGTACTAAAACTTACTCCTATATTTACCCTCTTATAACATAGTTTTCAATTATTGTTCttgttaaattttctttacgcTATGATTAGATAACGGTTGTATAAATCAATCGTTATATACATTTGCAGGTTAGAACTGCTATTCTGAAAAGTGGCAAGACTGACTCGAAGACTGATATTAaggtagttttatttaaattaattaatttattgaataattaatttataacgcACAAGGTTCCGGGGTTTGATTTTCGGCGTCGCAATATTGTTTCGGATTGGTTGGTTGGTAGGTATGACATATGCATGCCTAGGTTGCATttacagtaaaaaaatatttaatttggaaGGCATGCAATCTTTGAGCGTCATGCTAATTTAAGTTATCTTGTAGGTGAACAGAAACCGTGAACCAGAGAATCCACCACCAACTATAGTAagttaatttaacattatgaACAAATTTcatgataaataatattttgttgaacCTACATGACGAAAATGTTGATGGGCTTTTGACctttatatgaatttttcaGGTACAGGATAGGCAAATAGTTTACGAAGTGGCGGATATTAATGTCGACAAAGTAGAAAACGTTCCTGTTGTGGCGTTTGCAGAAATCCACCAGAATAACATTGAAGGTTTTTTTGCgcctttttaatcaaaattcaatttatttaagaagttATAGGGCATGAAGATAATACGGGAATCATTTTGGATATATCCTCGCTCGAGTCCTGTCTTAAAAAAAGGGTAAGCGTAGAAGGCATATAAATGTACCTTAACAATACAAAACCAAAGCAAAATAAGTACAGACAACAAAAAGGAAACTTCAGCCATAAATTTTCCCTGTTATGTAACGCTGGGTAAAAAGTATAGTTTTGTTTAAGAGTGGTACTGAAGTAATGAAGCTTTGTCGAAAAACGTGTAATTTGTgtacaattaaacaaaattatacaaccttaaattataaaaacatggcaaaacactttgtttataaataagaccATATAATTCTACAGTCCGAAATAAACCGTATGTATTTTAGAGATGACAGTTGTGGAAGAGAACTACAACATAGAACAAGAAGATGCTCAGCTGGTGGTCATAAATGGTGAGCAAAACAAGAGCCTGTATTTATATAGCAACCTGATTTTGTCACAAACAAGTTTCGTGAACACGTTCCACGACCGAACCCAAATCGCCTACAGACTCAAACGGCAGTCGtagaaataattgtaaaatgattactttaatatttaatgacttaagtttaaaaggtttaaagtagtacttttaataatgaccttacttttaataataagttattattaaaagtaaggtCATTAGTATTACCGACCATTGAATACTCGTTAATTTATGAATCTTTATCACTTTATATCTTTATCTATCTGAagttatgaaattataatgacaatggcagctgacacTAACACCATTGCTCCGACATGAATAATAATGACTGAAATTACTATTACGACAGATTGTTAAATAGTCTGTCAATTAGTAGATCTAGTAATATTGGCAAACCGAATTAACGACATATAGGACTATTCGTATAGAATCACATCACCTCAATGGTTTAGTAGTTTATACACAAGTGACCTTTACTAGACTTTTGATGAAGAGACCTTTGTCTCGTTGGGTCTATTTTTTGTCCGATTGGGGAAATTATGGGACTTGTAATAAGTTCGTTGGAGATATTTGTCACACAATATCAATTGCATTATAGTTTGTGCAGGTCACTCTTAAGTTTATAGGCATGTTTAAGAAAATTCacttacattgaaataaaactacggaattcatatatttatatttcagaaacaataGACGAAACTCAACCACAAACACCAATAAATAGCCGTCCACAAACGCCCTTAGTAAGCCGTCCGCAAACACCTAAAGCTCGCCCTGTTACCCCACGCATGTCAAGCAGACCGTCAACTCCGTCCCAACAAAGAACGAACACTCCTTGCAGTCGACCCAATACCCCCCAAAAGGCCACCCCTAGACCGAAAACTCCTTTAAAGACCACTCGCCCTGTTACCCCAACGAATGAACCAAGATCAAATCAAATATCAAATGACAATGATATTAAAAGCGTGTATTCTGCTAAGCAAAAGCAGTTTCATCGGCTGAAGAAGGAGCTCGATCTAAAGCAGGTAAggtaacaatttattatactcGTATgagtataataaattgttaaaagtGTTCTTAACTAAAGGTTGTGGGTTTGGACCCCTGCTGAGcatagatttttctttatttaatcttGAGAACATTGAGAAACGTCAGTCTACAGGTTTAACAtcttagattaaaaaaagacaatattatatcGTTGCCAACTTTTGAtttgtctttttaatttattatatctttgCAGCAAGCGGTATTAGAGGTGTTTGAGACTCTACGAAGTTTACACGAACGGTTGCTAAACGAGGGTCATCTGGCTAGTGGGGAAGGTGCACCGGAACTCGTACTATGTAATGTTGCTGATTGGACGGAAGAAGAAATCCATGAGCTGTGTAGACAGAGTACTACAACAGATGGTGCTGTGGAATTGTTTAACAGTAGCATTCCTTTAGGTATGCTAGCAGTGTCCTTTCTGTAACAATTAACACATtctcaatataataattaccaacACCCATTCAGACAAATGgcaatcatttaaaaataaatcaaagttatcttattttaacaaattgatCCATAAACATCCAAAGGGGAAAACGCATCATCATTATTATAAGACGTGGACCAACGGTGGCTACCGTGGttgcaatttatttaaatagtaacGATGGTAAGAAATACGGTAGCGTTTTTAATCGAAACTTTATTAATGGGCGGATATAATTTACTAAAGACTACAACTACACTTTTGCACCGATTTAGAAACTTAATTCAGCAGAAAGGCATCTCGGAGGCAATAGCTAGCTGCTTAGAAGCTGCCCATTTTAgtgtagtatttttttgtagctTCAATACTttgactatttttttaattagatgaAAATTTTCTCACCAATGCTGAATGTAAGGCAATGAATATCCCTTCCTGTTTCGCGGAGCTATGTCTTCAAGCCTTTGCCGCACGCCAAGAGTTAATCGACTGGGTAAAAAGATACATAGAGAAAGAGGTATGTAAACAACATGTATTGCAATAATAAGTGAGTGATAGAAGATTCCAAAGCATTACGTCGAATGTCCAACACAAACTGAACTGAACTTTAGCTTATACGATGCGATTCGACTCTTTATTATGACTAGCTCAGAAATTTTAACTAAGCTAAAGCAAGTTTAGTTCGCATCGGACATTTGGTTCGAAGTATACAATTGTACGTTTTGCAGGAGGAGCCAGACAGTGATGCAATAGATCGAATCGATGCCTACAACAAAAGGGGTTTGGAAATGTGCGAGGCTCTACGTGATTTGAAAGCACGAGCTGACGACGCCGTGGAAACTATAACGTTACTATCAAAGTTAGAAAAATTACCAAATGCcatgttttttgtctcttagGAATTCAcacttacaaataaataatattttttgcagaCGCGCTTGTTCAGAAAGAGCCACCTTAATATCTGTAGGAGAGTCTTTGATACGAGAAGTAGCACGTTTGCGACAAGACATAGAAACGCGGGCGACAGTTATAACCGAAGTCCGCGAAACTACTGCTGATGAAGAAACCAAAAAAGTGTTGGCggtaacttatatataaacattatttaatttttgtagttACATCTCTCAAATTTCAAGCAGCGCTGCTCAGCTCTGCCGTGTCTAGCTCAAGAAACTTCTAACGTAAAACTTTCAAAACTGAaccaaaaatatgtttcattaaATGCAATAGAATAATTACACGCAAATTAAAATCGCAGGATACACGACGAGAGTTAGAAGATGAACAAGCAGCGAAAACGGCCATGAAGGACAAACTCGCGGCCAGCGAGGCTCAAGTGAGACAGCAGCGGATGCGCATATCTAAGATGGATAGACAGCTTCGTGAAGCTGAGGCTAGCATCACTACTCTCACCAGTACGGTGAAAAGTTTGGAGGACCAGGTAATGGAAATCGGAAGTTGTGGGTGAAAGCatggatttattattatgttaactTTTGTTAATTTAGGGCCGTCAGCGTGAAGTGCAACTAGAAGCGAGAGCACGGAAATGGAGGGACTCCGTTAAGACTGGAGAAGTTACAAATACACATTTGGTGCAGCAACGTGATGCCTTGGAAGCTGAGTAAGCTTTTTCTTAATGAGTGTTTACAAACATTAAGAACGAGTGAAGGAATTAGTTTACAAAGATCAGTTTTACGCGAAAAGTTCctttaaatcttaaaaaatcCTGGTCTCCATGTCACCATGGatgtaattattgtaaaaagtaatgaaCTGCGATTATTACAGAGTTGCCGATTTAAAAGACCAAATAAAGAGTATGACTGCGCAGCATAAATCATCTGTTCAAGAACTTAACAACCAACTAAAAGAACTTAATCTAGCTTTGGAAGCAGAACGCGAAACGACACAACGAGAAGTAGGCTTTAAGAATGCACTTCAAGAAGAACTCAATGAGAGTCGTAATACTATTGAAGAGCTCCGGGCAAAAATTGATGAATATGAAAGGAATAAGCCAAATCctggtattattttaaaatattattttataatcaaatcaaatcaatcaaatcaaaatacgtttattcaatttagatgcttcttagagcatgcttatgaatgtcaacaacgtttacaaaattcaacgaaagagcaggactacgccatccgttcgcaaaactaccaggaggccttgttctgagaagaacgggcaaaaaactcagcaagttttgccctccctttacattacaattattcaaaggaaaatgtcataaaccacaacgtcattaaagttacataagtaaaaaaaaaaaaaactgttctgtgatttaccacattcaccattacacacatattcatACATAATTAGAACTATTGCCAAGCATTTTTATCTTCCAGGTAGTCATTGACTGTGtagtaacctttacacattaaggtttttttgatatgtgttttgaatctgtttaaagGCAGTTCCAATATTTCACTAGGAATCATGTTATAGCAGCGTATACTTAGGCCCAtaaatgaagtatttattttctgcaACCTGTAAGACGGCTGGAAAAGTTTTCCCTTATTTCTTGTATTCCTATTGTGAATGTCGCTGTTCTTTAAAAGAGAACTAATATTACTACGCACAAAAATGATACAGTTGTAAATATATTGGGAAGGTACCGTCAAAATATCGATTTTCTTGAACAAATTTCTAAGTGAAGTGCCTGGTTTCAAGCAATAAATTGACCTAATAGCACGTTTTTGcaagataaaaatagattgTATATCTGCTGCTTTGCCCCATAAAAGAATTCCATACGACATAACGCtgtgaaagtaactaaaatatactattcTGGCAGTTTCCTCGTCTGTGAGTTGCCTAATTTTCCTAATAGCGTATGCCGCAGAACTAAGCTTGTCAGAAAGTTTTGTGATATGCTGACTCCATCGAAGTTTTTGGTCTATTGTAATGCCCAGAAATACCGTAGAATCaactaaatttagtttttcattgtttaatttaagatcTATAGTTGTAGTTTTAACATTAGGTAAAGTAAATCTTatgcattttgtttttgtggcatttaattgtaaattatttgcagAAAACCAGCACACTATTTCAGAAAGTGCATTATCATTATCATTAAGTATATTATCAAGTACcctattgtatatattaaaaatgttggaCTGCATCTAAAGATTAGTTTATATCTATTGGTAAAGGTTAGGTTGAGAATGAATCCatatatatgataaaaattacttaaatgacaaataaatatctattttaaccaaagcttattttgaaatatttttaagaccTTCCAACGGAGAGGGAAATGGATCTGTGGGCTGAGCTTCAAGCTACGAAAGATACTTTGCGCATGACTGAAGATGAAGTGATTGCATGTAAACGGGAAAAAGTTCGCTTCCTGGAGACTATGACCAAAATagcagtaattatttaattactattttacgAGTAATGTCTAACGAAATTCTGCAGTATTCTTCGTCCTTATCAATATAACTATGGGAGTGATAAACTTCACTGTTTTAGAAATTAAACCTAAATCTAAAATGTAAACCGAGCTCTCTCTGgctactaaaatatatattaaagtcaAGTTTAGTTTCGTAAACTAAGAATAATCATCATTTGCCGAGTGCATGCATTCATAATGTtcttaaagtataaaattagtttttcaaATCATAGCAGGTAACTATCAAatgaatttttgttttctttgttgTAGAGTTTCGTACCAGATTCGTTTTACTGTTTAACTAAAAggtgataatattttttcatacataTTAGTATATTAACACATTAATTcaatgtattgtattgtataataGGACACAGAAAACGAAATGGCCTTGCAGCAAAAGTTAGCAGCCGAATTGTTGAGTAAAGAGGAAATTATTGGTAAAATGCAAACCCAGCTCCGTGATCTAACGAAGAATATCAAGCTCCAGTAAGTGTAACTGGTATTCTATTTCtatatacacaaaaaatataattgattaatgttattttttatttgtgccAGTCGTGTGTTGGTCGTAGAGTAATAAAGATTGAGCCTTTGATTGAATTTGAGACTGTTAAGACTAAGATTATATAATCTGTAATAGtagaatttgaaatttaatgcTTATGAGTCAAGGATTTTGAAGAGATAACTGAAAGAGCTTTTAacttaattctattttaactttttaaattatttttgacctttttaaaaatatatgtttttaaacaatGTTTATCCAATATATACCTACATGGTAACCCAccttttataataacaattgcAAATTTCTATTGCAGTGAGCAGAAAGTTGTGCAATACGAAAAATACGTCCACGACTTACAAGCTCACAATCGCGCTTTAATAAATAGCCAAGATACATCGGGTGGAATTTGTTATCCGGAGCTTCAACAGGAGGTAATTGTAGGAGTTATATGTAGTTTTGGTAGATATATGTACAATTTATCTTGATAAAAATCTTGtatctaataaatacatttcgtTTCATAGGTTATGACCCTAAAAATGAGTCTTCTGGACGCTGTGCATCGCAACGAAGAGCTTTCCGAAATGTTAGCGCAAAAGGAACAACAACTTGAACAGCAAGACAAAACAGCACGTACACAGGCAAGATTCCTCAAGGTCATACTttttgaaacaatttttaagtGCTTTTTTTTAGActataaaacacattttagtGATGGGTTTGTTTCACGGATATTGTTTATATGTAGTTGTCTATCAACGTACAGATGTTTGTAACCGATATAATTACGATTTACGAGTACCTatgtaatttaactaaatagaaAGAAGACGATAAAATAGAcacaaaaaaagggtgcgtgtacttatgtacgcgcgtaagaagttatacttctttggcattattaataatactgtatacggatagttaacctcaattgtattgaagcacttaggaaggttgatgagcacagtttattcacaaatattttctaatattaattagtattgatttttaatattcaatttaaatcacttctgattataattcagacgcacatataaaattcgcacttgtataatgaaaacacgtgttttaaatgtagaaactcaaagcatgtggataaatattataaatatgtatataaatttttcataacgcgcctaaagaagtataactacaAAAATAGCCTCTATGGTTGATGGTTATTCTAACTTTTTCACTTAAATGTAATtctgttaattataataagctGTGGTACAGATTCGTGAAGAATTGATTAACGTGCTCAAGAACAAAGAAATGGAGCAAACTCGCGAGCTGTCTGCATTGCAACAAGATTTAGATCACCGAATGAAAATTGTAGATGGAGTGAGAcgcgtttttttattattgtttgtagCGAAAGaattttatcatatatttgtatttatttaattaataataaatttagatttgCTAGTTACTAGTGGAAATTAGTGCTCAGAAGGAGTTTAGTTTTATCTAGGCACTGTAAGTTTGTTTATCCATTTTAAATAGTACGATTAgatacagataccggcaaacatcttgaacaaatgtccttgcctgcACAGAAGCGATTTATAGGTATCACTGGGAGGGAGGCAACGGGCGGTGCTGCGCGGCGGcgggagagtgacgtgtcgatcgcgtgattggtaaatcagttgacgtttgtgtcccgcgCTGCGCAAACTTTTCCCCACTCCCTTATTTagtgttcaagatgtttgccggtttCTGTACACTCAacgatttaaattattttctcacTAATGAAAATCCGTACGTTGAGTCTACGAATATTAAGATGTTTCTTGCTAAATAGGTAAACAAGCAAATCGCAGCCAAAGCCGACGAGATTCAAGAATTGTTTGCAACATTAGAAACGAAACAGCAACAGATCCATCGGCTGGAAAAGATTGTCCTCGCTTTGGAGGATCAGCAGCGGCGGGCGCAAGTGCAGAGAACGCGCCACGAAACGAAAATTGCTGCTCTAGAACACGAACTCGCAGCTGGCGGCAATCGGAAAGACAGGTTACAAACTTATTTTaagttcttttttttaagttctCGGCTTAGATTTTTCTGCGTGCGGTAAAACGCAAAtcctaaaatatatgattaataAGAGGAAAGCGTAAATACTATTCACTTTCAATATGAACTTTAGaagaatatgtaaatataattttaactggCAACTTAAGactac
Proteins encoded:
- the LOC125061590 gene encoding trichohyalin-like isoform X3; translated protein: MSTTVKSHKDKPHTAAPRLAPRPTAASAARAAKNATNRNLTTPSTRLSPVRTAILKSGKTDSKTDIKVNRNREPENPPPTIVQDRQIVYEVADINVDKVENVPVVAFAEIHQNNIEEMTVVEENYNIEQEDAQLVVINETIDETQPQTPINSRPQTPLVSRPQTPKARPVTPRMSSRPSTPSQQRTNTPCSRPNTPQKATPRPKTPLKTTRPVTPTNEPRSNQISNDNDIKSVYSAKQKQFHRLKKELDLKQQAVLEVFETLRSLHERLLNEGHLASGEGAPELVLCNVADWTEEEIHELCRQSTTTDGAVELFNSSIPLDENFLTNAECKAMNIPSCFAELCLQAFAARQELIDWVKRYIEKEEEPDSDAIDRIDAYNKRGLEMCEALRDLKARADDAVETITLLSKRACSERATLISVGESLIREVARLRQDIETRATVITEVRETTADEETKKVLADTRRELEDEQAAKTAMKDKLAASEAQVRQQRMRISKMDRQLREAEASITTLTSTVKSLEDQGRQREVQLEARARKWRDSVKTGEVTNTHLVQQRDALEAEVADLKDQIKSMTAQHKSSVQELNNQLKELNLALEAERETTQREVGFKNALQEELNESRNTIEELRAKIDEYERNKPNPDLPTEREMDLWAELQATKDTLRMTEDEVIACKREKVRFLETMTKIADTENEMALQQKLAAELLSKEEIIGKMQTQLRDLTKNIKLHEQKVVQYEKYVHDLQAHNRALINSQDTSGGICYPELQQEVMTLKMSLLDAVHRNEELSEMLAQKEQQLEQQDKTARTQARFLKIREELINVLKNKEMEQTRELSALQQDLDHRMKIVDGVNKQIAAKADEIQELFATLETKQQQIHRLEKIVLALEDQQRRAQVQRTRHETKIAALEHELAAGGNRKDRKFIFF